CTGCGAAATAACTCAGCATCAAGTTGAAATGGTATTTTCAAGTCAGCATTTAATTTTTGTATGACCCTAATATAAAATTGGTATAAATTTCCCGACCAGGTTCCATCAAGCGTCAAGCGATCAGTCCAACGAACATGTGGATCATTTGATAATTTTTCTCGAAAATCAACTTGATATTGAGGGATCGCTTCCTTTAAAATTTGCTCCTGACCATACATTAAAAGACCTGCAATAGTAACTCCTTCTTGCTCCGTTTCTCGTGAATATCTATAGGCACCTAATTTAGATAAAAATTTTTTATCATCCTCTTCCAACCATGGATGTGTCGGTTTATGAGAAGCAAATCTCTGTCTGTATTGCCTTATACTGGCTAAATCCAAATCATTTATTGTTGCATATGGAATTATACGTTGATCTGCTGAGTATTCAGAACGATCTGCTAACATGTGAATGATCTCTTGTTGCGTACAATGATAATCCCCATCAAAATTCCGTCGATATGTTCCTAAAAAGGGATTTTGTCCTATAAAAATTGGTTTTTGAAAATATTTAGCACGAGGAATATGGATAGATAATATTAATCCCTTAGCTGTTTCAATAACCCTTAAATGCTCTTGACTTAATAAATTAACGCTAACCTTACCGCGATTATTAATTGTATTCCAAAAATCTTTTTTTATTTGATCAATCTTTGATACGCCACTGATTTGCCCATCATTTTCAACCCCTAATAAAATCATTCCGCCAAATGAATTGGCCATTGCACTATAAGTTTCCCACAAACTTTTAGGCAATCCACCTTTGGCTGATTTAAATTCAATATCTTCTCCCTCTTCTAATAGCAATTGAGATCTAATCTCATTTAGACGGATAGAATTTCTAGATGATACCATGATAAAACCATTCACAAATTTATTAAAATTGTGGATGGAATATATAAAATATTATTTATTTTGTCTTTCTTTTCCTTGGGGACACGGTAGCTTTGATTTTTTCTGCATTGCGAGGAAATGCAATGGCAAAAATTTCATCATAGTGATCGACAAAATGAACTGTGAGCCCCTTTTTGAGATACGCGGGGAGCTTATCGTAATCAGGCTTATTCGTTTTTGGGAAAATGATCGTCTTCACACCTGAGCGGCGTGCAGCGATGAGCTTCTCCTTCACTCCTCCAATGGGTAGTACCTTACCTTTTAGGGTAATTTCACCTGTCATGCTCAAATCTTTGAGTATGGGTTGATCAAGTAAGAGCGATAACAGCGAGGTCACCATTGTCACCCCTGCAGAAGGGCCGTCTTTAGGCGTTGCTCCTTCAGGAATATGGATATGCACTTTATAATTATCAAAAAAATTGCCCTTAGGCGCATAGCGTTTAAACTCGCTATTGAGGTAGGTCCAAGCAATTTCAGAAGACTCCTTCATCACATCGCCGGCTTGCCCTGTGAGCTTCATAGATACTTTATCTGAAGGCGTTTTGACCGACTCGATATAGAGTGTCATTCCTCCAAGTGATGTCCAAGCAAGTCCCATACAAACACCGACCGGAGCACGCTCGTAATATTTTTCCGACATAAAGACGGGTTGTCCGAGATACTCTTCGACTTTATCGTCGGTCACTTTAACGGGAGGGACTTTCTTTTTCCCCTTTTCCTTAGATTCAACGAGATCTTTCGCAACCTTACGCAAAATCTTTTTGATATTATTCTCAAGACCGCGCACACCGGATTCGCGCGCATAATCATTGGCAATTTTGCGAATGCCGCCAATGGTGAAATCGACTTCGTCTTTTTTCAGTCCCATTTCTTTGCGGTTGCGAGGGATGAGATATTTTTTTGCAATTTGCACCTTTTCATCCATGATATAGCCCGAAAGACGCATGATTTCCATCCGATCTCTCAGAGGAGAAGGAATGGTATCGAGCACATTCGCCGTGACGATAAAAAGGACATCCGACAAATCGGTACGAACGTCGAGGAAGTGATCTAAAAAGTCCTTATTTTGTTCGGGATCAAGAACTTCAAGAAGGGCAGATGCGGGATCACCTTGATAGCTTGCTCCCATTTTATCGACCTCATCGAGCATAATGACGGGGTTCATGGTGCCACATGCTTTAAGGGCTTGGATCAATTTTCCGGGCATTGCTCCTACATAAGTGCGGCGATGACCTTTGATCTCCGCTTCATCACGCATTCCCCCAACAGAGAAACGATAAAATTTGCGATTGAGCGATTTTGCTATACTCTTTCCAATACTCGTTTTCCCCACACCCGGCGGTCCAACAAAGCAAATAATACTCCCTTTGACACCACCGCAAAGCTGGCCTACGCTGATAAACTCGAGAATGCGCTCCTTGATGTCTTTGAGGCCATAGTGATCCTTTTCGAGCACTTCTTTGGCTTGTTCGAGGTGATGGGTCTCTTCACTTTTCATACCCCAAGGGATAATAGTCAACCAATCTAGGTAATTGCGGCATACGGCATATTCGGCTGATTGAATATCGAGGACACCCAACTTCTCAACTTCCTCGCTAATCACCTCCATCGCTTCGGGGGGCACGTGTAATTTTTCGATGCGATTTTGAAATTTTTCAACATCGCATGTCTTATCGTCCTTTTCAATCCCGAGTTCTTTTTTGATGGTTTTCAGTTGCTCTCTTAAGAAGAACTCGCGCTGTGTTTTAGAGACCGTTGCTTC
The genomic region above belongs to Simkaniaceae bacterium and contains:
- the lon gene encoding endopeptidase La, which translates into the protein MTRRPFFPGMAAPLVIEPGPFYEVLKTVSRTKHKLLGLFLTHNEDVDIYKVKGKELFQVGVAARILRIIPMEQGGAQVVLNMEKRVIIKKTISSGKALSASVKYHLEPPADKNSKMLKAYSISIVTTIKELLKLNPLFKEELQIFLGHSDFTEPGKLADFAVALTTASREELQDVLETFDIPERIDKALALLKKELDLSKLQSSINQKIEATVSKTQREFFLREQLKTIKKELGIEKDDKTCDVEKFQNRIEKLHVPPEAMEVISEEVEKLGVLDIQSAEYAVCRNYLDWLTIIPWGMKSEETHHLEQAKEVLEKDHYGLKDIKERILEFISVGQLCGGVKGSIICFVGPPGVGKTSIGKSIAKSLNRKFYRFSVGGMRDEAEIKGHRRTYVGAMPGKLIQALKACGTMNPVIMLDEVDKMGASYQGDPASALLEVLDPEQNKDFLDHFLDVRTDLSDVLFIVTANVLDTIPSPLRDRMEIMRLSGYIMDEKVQIAKKYLIPRNRKEMGLKKDEVDFTIGGIRKIANDYARESGVRGLENNIKKILRKVAKDLVESKEKGKKKVPPVKVTDDKVEEYLGQPVFMSEKYYERAPVGVCMGLAWTSLGGMTLYIESVKTPSDKVSMKLTGQAGDVMKESSEIAWTYLNSEFKRYAPKGNFFDNYKVHIHIPEGATPKDGPSAGVTMVTSLLSLLLDQPILKDLSMTGEITLKGKVLPIGGVKEKLIAARRSGVKTIIFPKTNKPDYDKLPAYLKKGLTVHFVDHYDEIFAIAFPRNAEKIKATVSPRKRKTK